From a single Fulvivirga ulvae genomic region:
- a CDS encoding MlaD family protein: MSSKIKKDITLGIFIVLGLVLFIGLIYYIGSQQQLFGSKVKVTALFKNVGGLQSGNNVRFSGIKVGTVKGIEIATDSTARVTLLINENASRFIKQDAFATIDSDGLMGNKIVSISAGSAQAPVLKDGDVLKTKEPVSIDDVIASFKRTSDNARELTGNLNEISRQIKNAEGLLGKVVSDSVLAGRVSHIVGSIEKTSVNAAQITDQIELAAMRLNSGDGLLARAIHDEELGKSVETTLDSVRYAGKNLADASRDLKRFMHRLNDNEGLLDKLLNDSITARNLQETMYNVKTGTEDLDEVMNTLNNSWLLNLFSRNKKEGKDKTER, translated from the coding sequence ATGAGTAGTAAAATTAAAAAAGATATAACGCTGGGTATATTTATTGTTCTCGGTCTGGTACTGTTTATAGGGCTGATCTATTATATAGGTAGTCAGCAGCAGCTTTTTGGCAGCAAGGTAAAGGTAACGGCTTTATTCAAAAATGTAGGAGGGCTACAGTCCGGCAATAATGTGAGGTTTTCGGGAATCAAGGTGGGTACGGTTAAGGGAATTGAAATAGCTACCGACTCTACTGCGAGGGTCACCCTCCTGATCAATGAAAATGCAAGTCGTTTCATTAAGCAGGATGCATTTGCCACCATTGATTCGGATGGGCTTATGGGCAACAAAATAGTAAGTATCTCGGCAGGGTCGGCTCAGGCCCCCGTTTTGAAAGACGGCGATGTTCTCAAAACCAAAGAGCCGGTAAGTATAGATGACGTTATAGCCTCATTCAAAAGGACTTCCGACAATGCCCGCGAACTAACAGGTAATCTCAATGAAATAAGCCGGCAGATAAAGAATGCGGAAGGATTATTAGGAAAGGTAGTTTCTGATTCCGTGCTGGCGGGCAGGGTATCTCACATAGTTGGGTCAATAGAAAAGACCAGTGTAAATGCTGCCCAAATTACCGATCAGATTGAGCTGGCAGCGATGAGACTGAACAGCGGAGACGGCTTACTGGCCAGGGCTATACATGATGAAGAACTTGGCAAGTCTGTTGAAACGACACTTGATTCGGTAAGGTATGCAGGGAAGAACCTGGCTGATGCCAGCCGTGACCTGAAGAGGTTTATGCACCGGCTGAATGATAACGAAGGCTTACTTGACAAATTGCTCAATGACAGTATTACCGCCAGGAATCTCCAGGAGACCATGTACAACGTGAAAACAGGGACTGAAGACCTGGATGAGGTGATGAATACCTTAAACAATAGCTGGCTTTTGAATCTGTTTTCCAGGAACAAAAAAGAGGGAAAAGATAAGACAGAGCGATAG
- a CDS encoding ABC transporter ATP-binding protein yields the protein MNKQEEIVIDVKNLHKSFGDNQVLKGLDLELRKGENIVVLGKSGTGKSVFIKCIVKLIEPDEGKLEVLQKNVQRLTEEDELNALRRKVGFLFQGGALYDSMTVEENLRFPLRRMPDKPSASEIRDRIQQALKNVGLEKAIHKMPSELSGGMKKRIALARTLILQPDIVLYDEPTTGLDPATSKEISELIVEMQETYRTSSIIITHDMSCARITSNRMKVIRDGVFQYEGTFDELKRTDDEWLHDFFE from the coding sequence ATGAATAAACAAGAGGAAATAGTGATTGATGTGAAGAATCTACATAAATCATTTGGTGATAATCAGGTGCTGAAAGGACTTGACCTGGAACTTCGTAAAGGTGAGAATATAGTAGTGCTTGGCAAAAGCGGAACGGGTAAGTCTGTGTTTATCAAATGTATTGTAAAGCTGATAGAACCCGACGAAGGTAAGCTGGAAGTATTGCAAAAGAATGTACAGCGCCTGACTGAAGAAGATGAGCTGAATGCCTTAAGGAGAAAAGTAGGCTTCTTGTTTCAGGGGGGCGCTCTCTATGATTCAATGACTGTTGAGGAAAACCTTCGGTTTCCGTTAAGAAGAATGCCAGATAAGCCTTCTGCCAGTGAGATCCGGGACAGGATACAGCAGGCCTTAAAAAATGTGGGGCTGGAGAAAGCCATCCATAAGATGCCCTCAGAGCTTTCAGGAGGAATGAAAAAGCGAATTGCCCTGGCCAGAACGTTGATCCTGCAGCCAGATATCGTACTTTATGATGAGCCGACCACCGGCCTTGACCCCGCTACATCCAAAGAGATCAGTGAACTGATTGTAGAAATGCAGGAAACCTACCGCACTTCGTCAATCATTATAACGCATGACATGTCGTGCGCGAGGATTACCTCCAACCGCATGAAAGTGATCAGAGACGGTGTGTTTCAATATGAGGGTACATTTGATGAGTTAAAAAGAACAGACGATGAGTGGTTACACGACTTTTTTGAATAA
- a CDS encoding MlaE family ABC transporter permease, protein MKFAESLPGSFQDFFLNVAGIGRFTRRFFKQLLKPPLEWREVLNQAYQLGYNSLFLVSITGFIIGLVMTLQTKPTMEQFGAESWLPAMVSISIIREIGPVLTALICAGKVGSGIGAELGSMKVSEQIDAMTVSGANAFNYLVVTRVIATTITIPVLVIYADTIALMGSYVGVNIEGDVSPTLFYKQSLDILVYTDVIPPTIKSFFFGFAIGIIGCYKGTTADKGTTGVGRAANSAVVISSLFIFVIDLIAVQLTQLFI, encoded by the coding sequence ATGAAATTTGCAGAATCATTACCCGGCTCGTTTCAGGATTTCTTTCTCAACGTTGCAGGGATAGGTCGTTTTACCAGACGTTTTTTTAAACAACTACTAAAGCCACCACTGGAGTGGCGGGAAGTGCTGAACCAGGCGTATCAACTGGGATACAACTCCTTGTTTTTAGTCAGCATAACAGGCTTCATCATTGGTCTGGTTATGACTTTGCAAACCAAACCCACTATGGAGCAGTTTGGTGCTGAGTCATGGCTGCCGGCCATGGTTTCTATATCTATTATCAGAGAGATAGGTCCCGTGTTAACGGCGCTGATCTGTGCAGGTAAGGTAGGCTCCGGCATAGGAGCGGAGCTGGGCTCTATGAAGGTGTCTGAGCAAATAGACGCGATGACGGTGTCAGGAGCTAATGCTTTTAACTACCTGGTGGTGACCCGTGTGATAGCGACAACCATTACCATTCCTGTTTTAGTCATTTATGCCGACACCATTGCGCTTATGGGCTCATATGTAGGTGTTAATATTGAAGGAGATGTAAGCCCTACGCTTTTTTATAAGCAATCGCTGGATATACTGGTTTACACGGATGTGATCCCTCCGACCATTAAAAGCTTTTTCTTCGGGTTTGCCATCGGAATAATAGGGTGCTACAAAGGGACCACAGCCGATAAAGGTACAACGGGAGTGGGCAGGGCCGCTAATTCAGCAGTTGTGATTTCGTCATTATTCATTTTTGTCATAGACCTTATTGCTGTTCAGTTAACTCAGCTTTTTATCTGA